Proteins found in one bacterium genomic segment:
- a CDS encoding sigma-54 dependent transcriptional regulator, which yields MRILVLEDQIKVVQTLKTIFEDEGYTVDYLLSPEGVLEKIEMFAPNLITLDLSFGDERDVRGIDILKDIRESYPNIDELPVFVISGTMNAEKMKRLRILGINGYFLKPISDENLLLEKIRKCLEPRTKSRDSEDYDANENVIIGKTPEIIEITDKICDAAFAQSNVLFVGENGTGKEELAKYYHQVSPRKEAPLAIIDCTTISKELFESELFGHEKNAFNGAVAKKGKIEEADGGVVFFDEIGELSNYHQCKILRLIQHKTFTRIGAPAKPIHVDVVFIFATNKVLPKCVNDGGFRMDLYQRIKTNKMKVPPLYERKPDIPLLVDYFVRKYNNGFKKQIAGVSDDLMEIFLKNRWNGNVRELALCIETGMVRCKGNIIGKDDVEEFLKDAEQFDGNISDSSENIDCSYLMFKQGLDKKRKEIEKEYYLYHLQKHNWNKAKTAREIGMAVTFLNQTLKRLDIKKAS from the coding sequence GTGAGAATTCTTGTTTTGGAAGATCAAATTAAAGTTGTCCAGACACTGAAAACCATTTTTGAAGATGAAGGTTACACAGTTGACTATCTATTGAGTCCTGAAGGTGTGCTGGAAAAAATTGAGATGTTTGCGCCGAATCTTATTACGCTGGATTTAAGTTTTGGCGATGAAAGGGATGTTCGTGGTATTGATATCTTAAAAGACATTCGGGAATCATATCCAAATATTGATGAATTGCCGGTATTTGTAATAAGCGGCACGATGAATGCTGAAAAAATGAAGCGGCTGCGAATATTGGGGATTAATGGATATTTTTTAAAACCAATTTCTGATGAAAACTTGCTTTTGGAAAAAATCAGAAAGTGTCTCGAACCAAGAACAAAAAGCAGGGATTCGGAAGATTATGATGCGAATGAGAATGTGATTATTGGGAAAACACCTGAAATTATCGAAATAACCGATAAAATTTGTGATGCGGCGTTTGCGCAGAGTAATGTGTTGTTTGTTGGCGAAAATGGGACCGGGAAAGAAGAACTTGCGAAATATTACCATCAAGTGAGTCCGCGTAAAGAAGCACCACTTGCCATTATTGATTGCACAACGATTTCAAAGGAATTATTTGAAAGTGAATTGTTTGGACATGAAAAAAATGCTTTTAATGGGGCGGTTGCTAAAAAAGGTAAAATTGAAGAAGCAGATGGTGGTGTCGTCTTTTTTGACGAAATCGGTGAATTGTCAAATTATCATCAGTGTAAAATATTGCGGTTGATTCAACATAAGACATTTACCAGGATCGGGGCTCCGGCAAAACCGATACATGTTGACGTTGTTTTTATTTTTGCAACAAATAAAGTGTTGCCTAAGTGTGTCAACGATGGTGGTTTTAGAATGGACCTGTATCAAAGGATTAAAACAAATAAAATGAAAGTGCCTCCTTTATACGAAAGAAAGCCTGATATTCCGCTCTTGGTAGATTACTTTGTTCGTAAATATAATAATGGATTTAAGAAACAAATTGCAGGTGTTAGTGATGATCTGATGGAGATTTTTTTAAAGAATCGTTGGAATGGAAATGTTCGCGAATTGGCATTGTGTATCGAGACGGGAATGGTTCGGTGCAAAGGAAATATTATCGGGAAGGATGATGTTGAAGAATTTTTAAAAGATGCAGAGCAATTCGATGGAAATATATCTGACTCTAGTGAAAATATTGATTGCTCTTATTTGATGTTTAAACAAGGGTTGGATAAAAAAAGAAAAGAAATAGAAAAAGAATACTACCTCTACCATCTCCAAAAACACAACTGGAACAAAGCCAAAACAGCCAGGGAAATCGGGATGGCGGTTACATTCTTAAATCAGACATTGAAACGTCTTGATATTAAGAAAGCGAGTTGA
- a CDS encoding HAMP domain-containing histidine kinase, with protein sequence MNKRTGLNKYWIMIAGFCVICISLLAITRIWSNLVRFEEVRQAEHENFSMHISKTAENFIANKEYGYFSDIIQLLSKIDFIRFLSVHVEGKEVRKAGDRQGLDDAWLDKSGIGSQASYFDEEKRDLYVNQKLNYQDKPTNIKMVFSLSEYEKPKQSIVQAFILIIVLLFILAGLGFFLFRIHHKLEIAEKTKEDMIYSITHDAKQDLTVIQGKMNSLLKKTKGKTAIPDIENDLKNTKESADSIDRFLNNLNDQQHLQSGAVETFFEKTNLIKLLISVLEGVEEQVSSLGIKILFNQQKESHLVSVDQQITCRIIKNIVHNAIKFSPVNSTITVDVKKEAESVKIFVEDQGPGIARENWRKIFLPYIQLHPKKAGMGLGLANAKKLVGIMGGEMGITKSLVGKGTTFYIVLPLLKTK encoded by the coding sequence ATGAATAAAAGAACTGGTTTGAATAAATACTGGATCATGATTGCCGGATTTTGTGTTATTTGTATTTCATTGTTAGCGATTACGAGGATTTGGTCTAATCTTGTGCGTTTTGAGGAAGTTCGTCAGGCTGAACATGAAAACTTTTCCATGCATATTTCCAAAACTGCGGAAAATTTTATTGCCAACAAGGAATATGGCTATTTTTCGGATATTATCCAGCTCTTGAGTAAGATCGATTTTATCCGATTTTTATCAGTTCATGTTGAAGGAAAGGAGGTCAGGAAGGCAGGCGATCGGCAGGGATTGGATGATGCATGGTTGGATAAGTCTGGGATTGGATCACAAGCATCATATTTTGATGAGGAAAAGAGAGATTTATACGTTAATCAGAAACTGAATTATCAGGATAAACCGACAAATATAAAAATGGTTTTTTCACTAAGCGAATATGAGAAACCCAAGCAAAGCATTGTTCAGGCGTTCATCTTGATTATTGTATTATTGTTTATTCTTGCCGGTTTGGGATTTTTTCTTTTTCGGATACATCATAAATTGGAAATTGCAGAAAAAACCAAGGAAGATATGATTTACAGCATCACACATGATGCCAAGCAGGATTTGACTGTGATTCAGGGAAAAATGAATTCATTGTTGAAAAAAACAAAGGGAAAGACAGCAATTCCAGATATAGAAAATGATTTGAAAAATACGAAAGAGAGTGCCGACTCAATTGATCGATTTCTAAATAATTTAAACGATCAGCAACATTTACAAAGTGGGGCGGTTGAAACTTTTTTTGAAAAAACTAACTTGATAAAACTGTTGATATCGGTTTTAGAAGGCGTAGAGGAACAAGTATCTAGTCTCGGTATAAAAATACTGTTTAATCAACAGAAAGAATCCCACCTGGTGAGTGTTGATCAACAAATTACATGCCGGATAATAAAAAATATAGTTCATAATGCAATAAAATTTTCCCCGGTGAACAGCACGATAACCGTTGATGTGAAGAAAGAAGCGGAGAGCGTGAAGATATTTGTTGAGGATCAAGGGCCGGGGATTGCTCGGGAAAATTGGCGGAAAATATTCCTGCCATATATTCAATTGCATCCGAAAAAAGCCGGTATGGGTTTAGGCCTGGCAAATGCCAAAAAGCTTGTTGGGATCATGGGCGGCGAGATGGGGATTACTAAAAGTCTTGTAGGAAAAGGAACGACATTTTATATTGTTTTGCCACTGTTAAAAACAAAATAG
- a CDS encoding PhnD/SsuA/transferrin family substrate-binding protein: protein MGKMKLYWLQFLACECSARLVLCLRRSIQIIALMGLILSSAAPGHTYFMDFIDGARPAGMGEAFVAVADDANAVLFNPAGLSRLTAMELIGMYADLYSNLNVRLYNNADDRFGYNFLSLAVPISGIYGTMGISWTQFDTVLYKENTFTMSYGKNLWKPYTLDSGLTIDFGMTAKVLHWIVDVGDEFRDDFPSDDRQRYGFTVDAGILVTLLENLNIGFAVDNIIPANVGLVCDEYVPAIYRLGAAYTLHLNKNIAMLDSVLATGELSMRNNVYLPKFGVESWWLENIAAIRLGINTDRATAGMSIKNWWNTGSVDMQLDYAFSYPFQIQGSLGSHRVGMILRWGSLLNRTDSDWRKYKDKILRITEVTLMANMAIETSENTKDEVAKAWEGLTGKDPETAIRMKEVLDRQQGLLGKARLQATVAVYKAESGSQNLKEKAGRAEQSVEEAWQVFAELNEKFDQLVRELEMKNVQIETQKNIIPVIPEKYIDRIIIGIETKIGEDFLGRSDFLQKIQYIKDYLEKQCGMPVELDYAGAAELQLNYTDGKIDIIASYNAELDQYIEHQLLLPVLTVVTDGKKDQACCLVTLPDSRINVLEDLKGKRIGCANVKVVKQLKKQFADDDYFTIIEVQRNIRDSLRALQVKAVDAIIEYEFIYKIAGFMADFPKLKEIARFESKPNISIYLRTSMSNVKNQAIQNLMNSAVEMHQEPEIRRILKYFGIERLER from the coding sequence ATGGGGAAAATGAAATTGTATTGGTTACAATTTTTAGCATGCGAATGCAGCGCCAGATTGGTTCTTTGTCTGCGCCGGAGTATTCAAATCATAGCTTTGATGGGTTTGATACTATCGAGTGCGGCCCCCGGACATACTTATTTTATGGATTTTATTGATGGCGCAAGGCCTGCGGGTATGGGAGAAGCTTTTGTGGCTGTGGCGGATGATGCCAATGCAGTGCTTTTCAATCCGGCCGGATTGAGCCGGTTGACTGCTATGGAATTGATTGGTATGTATGCGGATCTTTATTCTAACCTCAATGTGCGGTTATACAATAATGCTGATGACCGGTTTGGATATAATTTCCTTTCTCTGGCAGTTCCGATTTCCGGGATTTATGGAACCATGGGAATTAGCTGGACTCAGTTTGATACAGTTTTATATAAAGAAAATACATTTACAATGTCATATGGAAAAAATCTTTGGAAACCCTACACGCTTGACAGCGGTTTGACGATTGATTTCGGCATGACCGCGAAAGTCTTGCATTGGATTGTTGATGTAGGGGATGAATTCAGGGATGATTTTCCCTCGGACGACCGGCAGCGTTATGGGTTTACCGTAGACGCCGGAATCTTGGTTACGCTGCTGGAGAATTTAAATATTGGTTTTGCGGTTGATAATATCATTCCTGCAAATGTAGGTTTGGTCTGTGACGAATATGTTCCGGCAATATACCGGCTCGGGGCTGCTTACACGCTTCATCTGAATAAGAATATTGCTATGCTTGATTCAGTGCTGGCGACAGGGGAACTCTCGATGCGCAATAATGTTTATCTCCCTAAATTTGGGGTTGAATCATGGTGGCTTGAAAATATTGCTGCTATTCGTCTGGGGATCAATACTGATCGTGCGACTGCCGGAATGAGTATTAAAAATTGGTGGAATACCGGTTCCGTGGATATGCAGTTGGATTATGCTTTTTCATATCCATTTCAAATACAAGGTTCTTTGGGGTCTCATCGCGTTGGTATGATCTTGCGGTGGGGAAGTCTATTGAACCGGACTGATTCAGATTGGAGAAAATACAAGGACAAAATTTTGCGAATAACGGAAGTGACCCTTATGGCTAATATGGCCATAGAGACATCAGAAAATACTAAAGATGAAGTGGCGAAGGCCTGGGAAGGGTTGACTGGCAAAGATCCGGAGACTGCGATTCGAATGAAAGAAGTGCTGGATCGCCAACAGGGTTTACTTGGGAAAGCCAGGCTTCAAGCCACTGTGGCAGTCTATAAGGCGGAAAGTGGTTCGCAAAATCTGAAAGAAAAGGCAGGAAGAGCTGAGCAGTCAGTAGAGGAAGCTTGGCAAGTGTTTGCTGAACTGAATGAAAAGTTTGATCAATTGGTTAGGGAATTAGAAATGAAAAATGTACAAATTGAAACGCAAAAAAATATTATCCCTGTTATTCCTGAGAAGTATATTGATAGGATTATTATCGGGATCGAGACGAAAATTGGGGAAGATTTTCTCGGTCGTTCAGACTTTTTACAAAAAATACAATATATCAAGGACTATTTAGAAAAACAATGCGGGATGCCTGTTGAATTGGATTATGCAGGTGCAGCCGAGCTTCAATTGAATTATACGGACGGTAAGATTGATATTATTGCATCCTACAACGCGGAGTTGGATCAATACATAGAGCATCAACTTCTTTTGCCGGTATTAACCGTTGTGACTGATGGCAAGAAAGATCAGGCGTGCTGTCTGGTAACACTACCGGACAGTCGGATAAACGTATTGGAGGATTTAAAAGGAAAACGGATTGGATGTGCCAATGTCAAAGTTGTGAAACAATTGAAAAAGCAATTTGCAGATGATGACTATTTCACTATTATCGAGGTTCAACGAAATATCAGGGATAGTCTGCGTGCCTTGCAGGTGAAAGCGGTTGACGCTATCATTGAGTATGAATTCATTTACAAGATTGCTGGATTTATGGCGGATTTTCCTAAATTGAAAGAGATTGCCAGGTTTGAGTCAAAACCCAATATATCAATTTATTTGCGAACATCAATGAGCAATGTAAAAAACCAAGCAATTCAAAATCTTATGAATAGTGCAGTAGAAATGCATCAGGAACCGGAAATTCGCAGAATACTGAAATATTTTGGTATTGAACGTTTGGAAAGATAG
- a CDS encoding response regulator produces the protein MTHTIDHFGATARGLAKNPLRIIALFIVLIYGFAAFVTAFSRTLSLDERLPLIYFMVFFPVLVLIVFTWLVIRHAGKLYGPEDFRDEDNYVRTQLAAAASLGAATARSQKANTNEDDFSQLVDLIRLFPKSSKKCGKPKCNRLLWVDDQPELHIYIRKAFEAVGISFKLAHSLNEALQLLRTETFSAIIADIGNDKEGPREGYILLDAVRRQGDKTPIFMYTGEEHRPEEQQEAVQRGAQASANNPKELFKIVMDSLIKRD, from the coding sequence ATGACCCATACCATAGACCATTTCGGGGCCACGGCAAGAGGGCTGGCCAAGAATCCGTTGCGCATTATTGCTTTGTTCATTGTCCTGATCTATGGGTTTGCCGCATTTGTGACTGCGTTTTCGCGCACGTTGTCCTTGGATGAGCGGCTGCCGTTGATTTATTTTATGGTGTTTTTTCCTGTTCTGGTCCTGATTGTCTTTACCTGGCTGGTGATCCGGCATGCGGGGAAGCTATACGGTCCGGAAGATTTCAGGGATGAAGATAATTATGTGCGTACCCAACTGGCTGCAGCTGCATCGCTGGGTGCGGCCACCGCCCGGTCTCAAAAAGCCAATACCAATGAGGATGATTTTTCACAACTGGTGGATCTCATTCGGTTGTTTCCCAAGTCTTCAAAAAAATGTGGTAAACCAAAATGCAACCGGCTTTTATGGGTGGATGACCAACCGGAGCTGCATATCTATATCCGTAAGGCCTTTGAGGCAGTGGGCATATCATTCAAACTGGCCCATTCTTTAAATGAAGCACTTCAATTACTTCGCACTGAGACTTTTTCTGCAATCATTGCCGATATTGGGAATGACAAGGAAGGACCTCGCGAAGGCTATATCCTTTTGGATGCGGTCAGGCGTCAGGGTGACAAGACGCCCATTTTCATGTATACCGGCGAGGAACACCGGCCTGAAGAGCAGCAGGAAGCGGTCCAGCGCGGTGCACAGGCCAGTGCCAATAATCCTAAGGAATTATTTAAAATAGTCATGGATTCATTGATCAAGCGAGACTAG
- a CDS encoding M15 family metallopeptidase has protein sequence MASRDLDDLIPEVKEKALVVQKVCQEAGHFDLLIYCSLRPLEEQARLFRQSRSRKEINVKINKFNERGLGFLAEVIENVGPCYGRHVTNAAPGESWHNYGQAWDAVPMINSKPCWNYFQAKAYWDAYGEAVRKVGMYWAGDWTRFREYPHAQLSVGGNPLKTMTAEQVREALAAHDLLVA, from the coding sequence ATGGCATCCCGCGATTTAGATGATTTGATTCCCGAGGTAAAGGAAAAGGCTCTGGTTGTGCAGAAAGTCTGCCAGGAAGCCGGGCATTTCGATCTGCTCATCTATTGCTCTTTGCGGCCGCTGGAGGAACAGGCCCGTTTGTTTCGGCAGTCGCGCTCGCGCAAGGAAATCAATGTCAAAATTAACAAGTTCAATGAACGTGGTCTGGGATTTCTGGCGGAAGTGATCGAGAATGTCGGTCCCTGTTACGGTAGGCACGTGACCAATGCCGCACCGGGCGAGTCTTGGCATAATTACGGTCAGGCCTGGGATGCGGTGCCCATGATTAATAGTAAACCGTGCTGGAATTATTTCCAGGCCAAGGCTTATTGGGATGCCTATGGTGAAGCGGTGCGTAAGGTTGGCATGTATTGGGCTGGAGACTGGACACGGTTTCGTGAATATCCGCATGCGCAATTATCTGTTGGTGGTAATCCCTTGAAAACCATGACTGCGGAGCAGGTGCGCGAAGCATTGGCGGCACATGATTTACTTGTCGCATAA